The Juglans regia cultivar Chandler chromosome 1, Walnut 2.0, whole genome shotgun sequence nucleotide sequence acaAAGGCAGCTAAAAACTAGAGCTAGACAAATCTCTCTCTATATAGGTGCTGCACATGTTGTTCGAAAATGGCCAGTCTGATTGCAGCGGCTGCAATGCACAACACGTTTCACACGACCACCATCCTCCGAACGAACTCGCCGTTTCCTTGGTCGTCCGGGTGGCCGGAGTGATTTTGGTGGGTTTATGACCACCTCAACATCTTTATCCCCGTCATTCTGAAATACCTCTGACGTCTTCCACATTGTTTTATCTGGGATTGGGTGTATCGTTTGTGAATATGCCTTGCGATAATTTGCCACTGTGAAACAACTTTCAGTAAATCGATAAACATTCTGCCTGCAAGAGAGAAGAGCTGCCACAGCATGAGCACAAGGCAGCCCACAAAGTTGCCATCCACGACATGAACAGCAACGGGTTCGGATGTCCACTATATGTGAGCCTTCATGTGATATGACTTCAAATTCAGCTTCATTTGCTCGGAGCACTTGGTAGTTATGTGCACACTCAATAGCATCTGACACGCGCTGTTCAGCAGAAGGAACAAGTATAGTCGTCCACTGCATGCTTGCTTCACGACGCTCGTTAAACCAAGTCATCAGCTGTCGACGAATGTACTCCATCATTTGAATGATTGGAAGCCCAGAAGCTTCAACTATCCAAGTAGTCAAATATTCAGCTATATTAGCTGTCAGATGGCCAAATCTTGTACCCTCAAAATACGCAGTGGCCCACAAGCGAGGTGGGATTCGTCGAATCCAATAGGCAGCATCCTGTGAGATCTCTTCAATCTCAAGGATTTTGGCTTCAAACTCAATGATAGTGAGAGCATGAGCAGCCTCCCAAAGAAGATTGATGAGAATGGCACTGTTGAACTCCTTCTGGAAACTGTCACTAAGATGGTGCATGCAAAACCCATGGAAAGCAGTTGGGAAGTTTGCTTCTACTCCATCCACGATTGCCTTCTTCCTATCAGACAAAAGTGTAAGCCTTGGCATGTTCTCTGCATTAATTTCAAGCAGGTTATGCAGCTCAGAAAGGAACCACATCCAGTTATCATCATTTTCCTCATCAACCACCCCAAATGCCAAAGGAAACAAAGCACCATCTCCATCAAAACTAGAGGCAAAAAGTAACGTCCCAAGGTATTTGCTTTTCAAAGAAGTCCTATCAAGTCCTATAAATGGCCGGCATGCATTTAAAAACCCATAAATTGATGCttgaaaggaaataaatagGCGTTGGAAACAGTTATCATCAACAGGATTCCCATGAACGAACGCCATACTTCCTGGATTTTTCATTCTTATCTGGTCACAATACTGGGGAAGCAGACGATAATCTTCCTCGAATGATCCGCGAACTGAGGCCATGATTCGCTCCCTCCCCCTCCATGCTTGCTTGTATGATAATGCGATCCCATGGACCCGGTGTATCTCTTCTAATATCTCCTTCGGTCTATAATTTGGATTTTCCCTCAGGCGCTGTTCAACAGACTCTGCAACCCACTGCACTGAGGCTTGTTGATGACCGAGATGGGTAATTCCACCACAGGTATGTGGCTTATGGATGGTTCTAATTGTGAAGGTAGGAACACCTGGAAGCTTTGCAGCATGAATTCGCCAAGGGCATCCCTCACTTGCACATTTGGCAGTAAAACGAGTTTTGTCAGACTTGATTGTCTGCATCTCAAAGCGAAGAGCAATGGCTGCATCCCTCAGCGCCCTTCGGCAGCTATGGACATCAGAAAACTCTTGTCCAACAGTCAATTTGACATCAGAATCCAAAACTAGGGCTCTGGACTGGAGGACAGGAGTACCAACTAGCTCAGGTGCCATATCTGAGACGGGTATGATACCCATCTCATGATTCTGGTCCACAGCTAGATCTAAGCTCACCTGAAGATCATGGTTTTCTACAACAACCAACTCATGAGTATCACATAAACCAAGGGCATGATCCTGAGCCGTATGAGCCAATTCATCATTATGGTTTTCAGCATCAGTATGTTCTTGATCAGCTTCATAATCTTTATTTCCGTCCAATTCTAAACCATCTTCTTCACAATTTGCAACATCTGCATGTTGAGGAGCCATTCCGTGTTCATATGTCAACCCAAGAGCTAGTCCGTGGGTATGTCCTAAACCCAAGCCATGGTCATGGCCATCACCTAAGTCCATATCAATATCATGGGTCTGTTCAAACCCTGAATTATGACCATGGCCCATGATGAGATTGTTATTATGCTCTAGTGCGAAATGATGATCCAGCATCAACGACAAAATCCCAATTTTTCCTGAGAATCAAGTCATGGTTCACCATAACAAATCTAACAGTTAACAATTAACGCAACCTGTTAATGAAATCAAAAGCTCAACTTACAGCCAAAAGAAATTTGTTCTTTAATATGTGTTTTTCCTATTAGACCTGTCCAGAAAATAAATACTTACGGATCTTTTCTGTTACCTCCCACACAGggcacaaacatatatatatatatatataaataaaaaattcgggacactgttcctggacacccggtgccaataaaaaaaaaaaaaagaagcaaaaaacaAGGTCAGAATTATTGTATCGAAAGAGATTTACCTAAAACTACATTCGCAAAATGCGTTTTTGCTATCCACCAGCGTTTTCCTCCAGCAGAAAAATCTTGTACGAATTAAGCTGAACAAACTGATAAATAGAGAGATAATACCGGTAAACACAAAGTTCATGAAGAGAAATCGAACTTGCAAAGAAGCCACATTAATGTTAGAAACAAATTCATAACATTCAAAAATCTTAATGTTTGTCATTATTTAGGACTAGACACTAGTtgtgtttcttttccttcaagaaatcaaaacatatatagaGTCAAAGTTTCCATGACGCTGCGAAGCCTAATGAAATTACGCAACTGTTCGATTTACATTGgttttacttctcttttcagtGGGTATATGTAACTAGTAACTGGTTGAGTTAAAAGTTCTATTCACTGTGAAGCCAAAAGCAATacaattttatttccttttcgtTAAATTTCTAGGGACCCAGACAGAAAAAACTTTCGCTCAGATAGAGAAAAAAGAGCACAATGAAGAACTCACGTTTAACAGAACCTTCCCGGAAACAAGCTTCAAGAGAACcctgcaaaataaataaataaataaataaattattaattatgaaagagtcgatttagaaaaataaagtgAGCGTTAATATCATTTAAGAAAAACTGCGGAAAAAATGaatgagatagagagagagagatgagagtttGAGGGAAGGGTGGTGGGGGGGTTTTTTAGGGTTAAAGAGGGGAAAACCTGAAAGATGAAGGGCAGAGAAGGTGAAGACAGAGAAATTTCGAGGGGCAAAAGGTTTGGGTTCGCCTGCTCAGATTCGAGGGTATTTACGTCATCCCATTGTCCCTTTCGTACCATTTTATAccattccttttatttttcttacccacattattataaaaaattctattcatcacaTACCATTTACCACAcacattacataattttttaatttttaattttttctcttacaaaatatatagtgtataaatgatatgtaaaaaaaattcaattaatttaagaataataaaacaaacaaaattaaaataaatataatgtatagagatgatgagtagcaaaattctattattattattgttattttttgggttattatACTGTATAACCtccattataataataattaaaacgaattttcataatttgtagaaattattttatatatttaattaagtaatCTAAATTTTCCATGATTCTTGTCatacaataataaaagaagATTGAAGAACTTAAACGTCCAAGGAACCTTATGAACCCTTCATGAACAGAAAAATTCCAATCCAAAGTTACCAAGTTcttatttaagaaataatttaaatgattcCTTCCAACTTTAAGGGGATTGTTTGGTCACAGAAGTCTGAGACATGCAGTTTCAGAAGTATGATCCTTTCCTTATATTGAAGtcggaaaaaaggaaaagtcttCTTAAAAGCAAATTCACACACCATCCCGCACACCGATCCTAACATATATGACATCCGTTTAATGAAACAGTACaaattgaatatgaaaatgattttcaagAGACAAAAAGCTTTTTTTCTTCACTCaagatattttttctttagttttttttaataaaaaaaattatgtcaacGTTGGTACACAATTTGGTGTGTCAAACCATTTGTAACTAGAGGCTCGGGAAAAAATAGCATTACAATACCGACATTACACAAGGAAATGCTGCAATggtgcaaaacaaaaaaaaaaaaaaatgaaagatcttTACAACGCATGAAAAATGCTGCTTGCAGAAACCCGGGTCAGATTTAAAGCTCTCGGTGCTATAATGGTAAAGCAACACGATCACCAAAATCCTTGCTGAAAGAAAACATTAGGGCTCTCCAACCATGTTGACACCTTGAGCCATGCTTTGCTTTAGCCAAAAAGTACCTCATCTGTTTTGGTCGATATGAGTCCAATCTGTGTTTAGTGTCCCACTCGTGGCAGTAGAATTTTGAATGCAACCAAACCCAACAGAACTGATAGGATTGAAATAGTTCCAACAAAATCATGTCCATTGCTGAAAAGCTACTGTGCATCCTAATCTCTCAAGATAGCACTTTTCCATCAGCGCTTAAAGAATTAAGCTTCGGCAGCAATTCGGAGACCACCTTCTGTAGCGCAATGTGTTTCAGCTGGTTGTTTGTTCCATTTACGACAACTTTTGAGAGGAATGTAATTTCTTGAG carries:
- the LOC108995969 gene encoding uncharacterized protein LOC108995969; the encoded protein is MLDHHFALEHNNNLIMGHGHNSGFEQTHDIDMDLGDGHDHGLGLGHTHGLALGLTYEHGMAPQHADVANCEEDGLELDGNKDYEADQEHTDAENHNDELAHTAQDHALGLCDTHELVVVENHDLQVSLDLAVDQNHEMGIIPVSDMAPELVGTPVLQSRALVLDSDVKLTVGQEFSDVHSCRRALRDAAIALRFEMQTIKSDKTRFTAKCASEGCPWRIHAAKLPGVPTFTIRTIHKPHTCGGITHLGHQQASVQWVAESVEQRLRENPNYRPKEILEEIHRVHGIALSYKQAWRGRERIMASVRGSFEEDYRLLPQYCDQIRMKNPGSMAFVHGNPVDDNCFQRLFISFQASIYGFLNACRPFIGLDRTSLKSKYLGTLLFASSFDGDGALFPLAFGVVDEENDDNWMWFLSELHNLLEINAENMPRLTLLSDRKKAIVDGVEANFPTAFHGFCMHHLSDSFQKEFNSAILINLLWEAAHALTIIEFEAKILEIEEISQDAAYWIRRIPPRLWATAYFEGTRFGHLTANIAEYLTTWIVEASGLPIIQMMEYIRRQLMTWFNERREASMQWTTILVPSAEQRVSDAIECAHNYQVLRANEAEFEVISHEGSHIVDIRTRCCSCRGWQLCGLPCAHAVAALLSCRQNVYRFTESCFTVANYRKAYSQTIHPIPDKTMWKTSEVFQNDGDKDVEVVINPPKSLRPPGRPRKRRVRSEDGGRVKRVVHCSRCNQTGHFRTTCAAPI